From a single Lolium rigidum isolate FL_2022 chromosome 7, APGP_CSIRO_Lrig_0.1, whole genome shotgun sequence genomic region:
- the LOC124674944 gene encoding ferredoxin--NADP reductase, embryo isozyme, chloroplastic-like, with the protein MASALGAQVAVAVPIGRHPRSSSLKGNNSRNSSWPRKLAWEHKTLQSRHMKILCMSVQQASRSKVAIKPLELENAKEPPLNLYKPKGPYTASIVSVERIVGPKAPGETCHVVIDHGGNVPYWEGQSYGVIPPGENPKKPGAPNTVRLYSIASTRYGDSFDGRTASLCVRRAVYYDPVTGKEDPSKKGICSNFLCDSKPGDKIQITGPAGKIMLLPEDDPNASHIMIGTGTGVAPFRGYLRRMFMEDVPAFKFGGLAWLFLGVANTDSLLYDEEFTNYLQQYPENFRYDKALSREQQNKSGGKMYVQDKIEEYSDEIFKLLDSGAHIYFCGLKGMMPGIQDTLKRVAEQRGESWDQKLSQLKKNKQWHVEVY; encoded by the exons ATGGCTTCCGCCCTCGGAGCCCAG GTGGCTGTCGCGGTGCCGATCGGTCGCCACCCGAGGAGTTCTTCGCTCAAG GGTAATAACTCCCGCAATAGTTCATGGCCCCGAAAGTTAGCATGGGAACACAAAACCCTGCAATCAAGACATATGAAGATCCTTTGCATGTCCGTACAACAAGCGAGCAGAAGTAAAGTTGCAATAAAACCTCTGGAATTGGAGAATGCAAAGGAGCCACCCCTCAATTTGTACAAACCAAAGGGACCTTACACAGCCTCAATTGTCTCTGTGGAGAGAATTGTAGGTCCTAAAGCTCCTGGTGAAACATGTCATGTTGTCATTGATCATGGTGGCAATGTTCCGTACTGGGAAGGACAAAGTTACGGTGTCATTCCTCCA GGAGAGAACCCTAAGAAACCTGGGGCCCCAAATACCGTCCGGCTCTATTCTATTGCATCTACCAGATATGGTGATTCTTTTGATGGAAGGACTGCTAGTCTGTGTGTTCGCCGTGCTGTTTATTATGATCCTGTAACTGGAAAAGAAGACCCTTCCAAGAAGggtatctgcagtaacttcctatGTGACTCAAAACCGGGTGACAAAATTCAGATCACAG GCCCCGCAGGAAAAATAATGCTTCTTCCTGAGGATGACCCAAATGCAAGTCATATCATGATTGGAACTGGCACTGGTGTCGCTCCTTTCCGTGGCTACCTACGTCGTATGTTCATGGAAGATGTCCCTGCTTTCAAGTTTGGTGGTCTGGCTTGGCTCTTCCTTGGTGTTGCCAACACTGACAGCCTTCTCTATGATGAAGAATTCACAAACTACCTTCAACAGTATCCAGAAAATTTCAG GTATGACAAAGCACTAAGCCGGGAGCAGCAGAACAAGAGTGGCGGCAAGATGTATGTGCAGGACAAGATTGAGGAGTACAGCGATGAAATCTTCAAGCTTCTGGATAGTGGTGCGCACATCTACTTCTGTGGTTTGAAGGGCATGATGCCTGGGATCCAGGACACACTCAAGAGAGTAGCTGAGCAAAGAGGTGAGAGTTGGGACCAGAAGCTGTCACAGCTGAAAAAGAACAAGCAATGGCATGTGGAGGTTTACTAG